In Lactobacillus sp. PV012, one genomic interval encodes:
- a CDS encoding alpha/beta hydrolase, producing MLKKVKKNKLFLILIFFLLAVLMIPTYFWTKNSNKDLAERKKSQLSPVIMVPGSSATTERFNELVSTLNKDTVEKHSVLKIKVDTDGQLVYSGKISKGDNEPFIIIGFENNKDGYSNIKKQASWLNIAFQSLSKQYTFNNFKAFGHSNGGLIWTYWLEHYYSDYSSEIKIKELMTVGTPFNFNETSISHKTQMLEDFIKNKSKIPSSLNVYSVSGGENYESDGLVPENSVEAGKYIFQNQVNHYTTMTVTGEDAQHSSLPQNKQVVQLIEQYLLKAVQKGNNGPQRNSNKKDKN from the coding sequence ATGTTGAAAAAAGTGAAGAAAAATAAATTATTTTTAATATTGATCTTTTTTCTTTTAGCAGTATTAATGATTCCAACATATTTTTGGACAAAAAATTCTAATAAAGATTTAGCTGAGCGAAAAAAATCTCAGCTTTCTCCTGTTATTATGGTACCAGGTTCAAGTGCAACAACAGAAAGATTTAATGAATTAGTTTCTACTTTAAATAAAGATACTGTGGAAAAACATAGTGTTTTAAAAATAAAGGTAGATACTGATGGACAATTAGTTTATAGCGGAAAAATTAGCAAAGGTGATAATGAACCATTTATTATTATTGGATTTGAAAATAATAAGGATGGATACAGTAATATAAAAAAACAAGCTTCGTGGCTTAACATAGCCTTTCAAAGCTTAAGTAAGCAGTATACCTTTAATAACTTTAAAGCTTTTGGACATTCTAATGGAGGATTAATTTGGACTTACTGGCTAGAACATTACTATTCTGATTATTCGAGTGAAATTAAAATTAAAGAGTTAATGACGGTAGGGACACCGTTTAATTTTAATGAAACAAGTATTAGTCATAAAACTCAGATGTTAGAAGATTTTATTAAAAATAAAAGTAAAATCCCCTCTAGCCTAAATGTGTATTCTGTTTCTGGAGGGGAAAATTATGAGTCAGATGGTCTAGTACCAGAGAATAGCGTAGAAGCTGGAAAATACATTTTTCAAAATCAAGTTAACCACTATACTACAATGACCGTCACTGGAGAAGATGCTCAACATTCTTCTTTGCCTCAAAATAAACAAGTGGTGCAGTTGATTGAACAATATCTATTAAAGGCAGTACAAAAAGGAAATAATGGCCCACAAAGAAATAGTAATAAGAAAGATAAAAATTAA
- a CDS encoding PTS transporter subunit EIIC, producing MPKSNIYTIFLWFRRRPFFRVSERTLTMLMPLAVIGSVSQFLWRSVFSPDSLISNILYFDNWLPDQIFNGAWYATQGLTNVIFNLFGIFVAYFAAKYTAQFYNKDEQMAGLSGMIGLLLCAYRYRNVNNSVFTFNWRFLNIDSFLLALLIGFGTGQIFRWLGKNVTHPSINNSPHIQERAIASFKPLLVTWAIGLVLGIVANFVGLRLVATHLYEYFQNQGQNNLNIFAYIPLIGLALFLNWLGIGQPLTGLTDAGISGMGTANISYALQHGSSWNVPNKFLGSEIYKSYGQFGGNGILLALLIVILLFVKKKNVVRISRWTFIPTLFGSNAGALIGIPVILNPLFVLPYVFLPIMNMLLAAGAIALHLVPASAYAILTGTPGLIKGFIATNGSWQALLVALVIFAVDILLYIPIVKMANKIESKVDELNTREERKNVEKSEEK from the coding sequence ATGCCAAAGAGTAATATTTATACCATATTTTTGTGGTTCCGCCGACGTCCTTTTTTTAGAGTGTCTGAGAGAACTTTAACCATGTTGATGCCTTTAGCAGTTATTGGAAGTGTATCACAGTTTTTATGGAGAAGTGTATTTTCGCCGGATAGTCTAATCTCAAATATATTATATTTTGACAATTGGTTACCTGATCAAATTTTTAATGGTGCTTGGTATGCTACGCAAGGATTAACAAATGTTATTTTTAATCTATTTGGAATATTTGTAGCGTATTTTGCTGCTAAGTATACTGCGCAATTTTATAATAAAGATGAACAAATGGCTGGACTTTCAGGGATGATTGGACTTTTACTGTGTGCTTATCGGTATCGCAATGTGAATAATTCAGTTTTTACGTTTAATTGGCGTTTTTTAAATATTGACAGCTTTTTGTTGGCACTCTTGATAGGGTTTGGCACGGGACAAATTTTTCGTTGGTTGGGCAAAAATGTTACTCATCCTTCAATAAATAATTCCCCTCATATTCAGGAAAGAGCGATTGCATCCTTCAAGCCACTTTTGGTAACTTGGGCAATTGGTCTAGTATTAGGAATTGTGGCTAATTTTGTTGGCTTAAGATTAGTGGCTACTCACTTATACGAATACTTTCAAAATCAAGGGCAAAATAATTTAAATATTTTTGCTTATATTCCTTTAATCGGATTAGCACTTTTTTTAAATTGGTTAGGAATTGGTCAACCGTTGACAGGGTTAACAGATGCGGGAATAAGTGGCATGGGAACAGCTAACATTAGTTACGCGTTGCAACATGGCTCAAGCTGGAATGTGCCAAATAAATTTTTGGGGTCTGAAATTTATAAATCTTATGGACAATTTGGCGGCAATGGTATTTTGCTGGCTTTGTTGATAGTAATTTTATTATTTGTTAAAAAGAAAAATGTTGTTAGGATTAGTCGTTGGACTTTTATTCCAACCTTATTTGGTTCAAATGCAGGTGCTTTAATTGGGATTCCAGTGATTTTAAATCCACTTTTTGTATTACCCTATGTCTTTCTTCCTATTATGAATATGCTTTTAGCAGCAGGAGCAATCGCTCTCCATTTAGTGCCTGCTTCTGCTTATGCGATACTAACAGGGACTCCTGGTCTTATCAAAGGCTTTATCGCTACTAATGGAAGCTGGCAGGCTTTATTAGTGGCTTTAGTGATTTTTGCAGTCGATATTCTTCTTTATATTCCAATTGTGAAGATGGCTAATAAGATTGAAAGTAAAGTTGATGAATTAAATACTAGAGAGGAAAGAAAAAATGTTGAAAAAAGTGAAGAAAAATAA
- a CDS encoding MFS transporter, with amino-acid sequence MLKRAKSDPINTIWLFLGSLIVNTGISFIWPLTTIYIHNYLHESLTIAGVVLFLNSIFTMLGNALGGYLFDKWFPYQTILLGVSIATFSTLMLIFFHGWPAYVVWLLTLGIGNGIIVTGLNSTATLIKSKAPSYIFNILYFTQNLGLVFGSLMVGFILPFGIVYIFILAFMMFLFFNIVVLVKYRHLNQRPKDTNHMKISEENVTSNPHLKIIASLLFCVLAAWIAYEQWNSNISSYMLSLHMSVTLYSFLWTLNAILIVTLQPILTYFDSWLTDHINGRLYFGFTLFALAFLLLIGATHYARFLLAMALLTTGEVFAFPAVSTFINNFASEENKGKYQGIIQVVVSAGRALGPLIGALVIDFSSFLTLFIFCTGIVLISGIIFFFTNELSKRKKFRD; translated from the coding sequence ATGTTAAAAAGAGCAAAATCTGATCCTATTAACACAATTTGGCTTTTCCTTGGTTCACTTATTGTTAACACTGGTATTAGTTTTATTTGGCCGCTAACCACTATTTATATTCACAATTATCTCCACGAAAGTCTAACCATAGCAGGAGTTGTGCTTTTCTTAAACTCTATTTTTACCATGCTGGGGAATGCACTAGGTGGTTACCTTTTTGATAAATGGTTCCCTTATCAAACCATTTTACTAGGAGTAAGTATCGCCACCTTTTCTACCCTAATGTTAATTTTCTTTCATGGTTGGCCCGCTTATGTGGTTTGGCTTTTGACCTTAGGTATTGGGAATGGAATTATCGTTACTGGCCTTAATTCAACCGCCACGTTAATAAAAAGCAAAGCCCCCTCTTATATTTTCAATATTTTATATTTTACTCAAAATTTAGGTCTTGTATTTGGCTCATTAATGGTTGGTTTTATTTTACCATTTGGAATTGTCTATATATTTATTCTTGCATTTATGATGTTTCTATTTTTCAACATTGTTGTTTTAGTAAAATATCGCCATCTTAATCAGCGACCAAAAGATACAAACCACATGAAAATTTCGGAAGAGAACGTGACAAGCAATCCTCATTTAAAAATTATTGCTAGTTTACTTTTCTGTGTATTAGCAGCCTGGATTGCTTACGAACAGTGGAATTCTAATATTTCTTCTTATATGTTAAGTTTGCACATGTCCGTTACCCTATATAGTTTTCTATGGACTTTAAATGCTATTTTAATTGTAACTTTGCAACCCATTCTTACCTATTTTGATAGCTGGCTTACTGATCATATCAATGGAAGACTATATTTTGGTTTTACCTTGTTTGCCCTAGCTTTCCTACTTCTAATTGGGGCCACTCATTATGCTCGTTTTCTCTTAGCTATGGCTTTGTTAACTACAGGAGAAGTTTTTGCTTTTCCAGCAGTTTCTACTTTCATTAACAATTTTGCTAGTGAAGAAAACAAAGGGAAATATCAAGGAATTATCCAAGTAGTAGTTTCTGCGGGAAGAGCCCTTGGTCCCTTAATTGGAGCTCTAGTGATTGATTTCTCTTCATTCTTAACTCTCTTTATTTTTTGTACAGGTATCGTTCTAATTTCAGGCATTATCTTTTTCTTTACAAATGAATTATCCAAAAGAAAAAAGTTTAGAGACTAG
- the dltD gene encoding D-alanyl-lipoteichoic acid biosynthesis protein DltD yields the protein MSNKRKLWQIFGPVICAFILLFVVFIIPWNRKVSDGVLFKASVSQSQNVFKGENIKRAAFEKEYVPFYGSSELSRMDPLHPSVLAYKYHRSYQPFLLGGPGSQSLTHFMNLQETKKQLAGKKAVFIISPQWFVKEGQDPAAFGMYFSQLQAIDWILSAKDSVATRYAAKRLLKMPSATSSESTKAALKDLADGKKISNWQRSWLQMRQRTLSNQDDFFTTFDMKNNIPKLQSGAHKLPGTYAYDNLRQFANNQGAQGTTNNSFNISNNFFKKRLLKNGLKGLKDSQKNFDYTRSPEFGDFELVLNEFAQEHVNVLFVIPPVNSKWAKYTGLSEKMYQRSVNKIKAQLLTQGFTHVADLSKDGDKEYFMEDTIHLGWNGWLTMDKYVQSFMKLKNTPINYQLNNYYFSEAWAKKPDAKISKSVEEKAAEINRMQNLMNQQGLQGTVTEVKNNKVRVSYATGWANKKKNLVNTEKTSYLIDSVQKAMTATMVMRQVEKGNLKLTDKLAKFYPNIDQANRITIQQLLEMTSGLTTPNKAPLGSPKFENDQAGIEYDIDHLISFKDNLYGKRYYSSINYVLLSGILEKVTHQSYESLFNETFVKKLKLENTAFIWNKKSKLQKVHLAQSYRYANKNKTSEVPITLNLNELHGELGAGSVVMSTSDLYKTEKAITDGTLLSKNSMKILFRGKAPAYYGGGFYNNPAGFRAANGAGVGYHAFVRISNNGKNAVIIQTNHPIKSFKQTKVQMDKLISELIK from the coding sequence ATGAGTAATAAACGAAAGCTGTGGCAAATTTTTGGCCCAGTTATCTGTGCTTTTATTCTATTATTCGTGGTTTTTATAATTCCATGGAATAGAAAAGTTTCAGATGGTGTTTTATTCAAAGCATCTGTCTCCCAATCTCAAAACGTATTTAAGGGAGAAAATATTAAACGGGCGGCTTTTGAAAAAGAGTACGTTCCTTTTTATGGTTCAAGTGAGCTTTCTCGAATGGATCCTTTACATCCAAGTGTTTTAGCTTATAAATATCATCGTTCATATCAGCCCTTTTTATTAGGGGGACCTGGTAGTCAATCCTTGACACATTTTATGAATCTTCAAGAGACTAAGAAACAACTTGCTGGTAAAAAAGCAGTGTTTATTATCTCTCCTCAATGGTTTGTAAAAGAAGGGCAAGATCCAGCTGCTTTTGGAATGTATTTTTCACAATTACAAGCTATTGATTGGATTTTGAGTGCTAAAGATAGTGTTGCGACACGCTATGCTGCTAAACGATTACTTAAGATGCCTTCAGCAACTTCAAGTGAGTCGACTAAAGCAGCACTAAAAGATCTAGCAGATGGAAAGAAAATTTCCAATTGGCAAAGATCATGGCTTCAAATGCGTCAAAGAACCCTTTCTAATCAGGATGATTTTTTTACTACTTTTGATATGAAGAATAATATTCCGAAATTGCAAAGTGGTGCGCACAAACTTCCTGGGACATATGCATATGATAATTTGCGTCAATTCGCTAATAATCAAGGAGCACAGGGTACAACAAACAATTCATTTAATATCTCTAATAATTTCTTTAAAAAGAGATTATTGAAGAATGGATTAAAGGGTCTAAAAGACTCTCAAAAGAATTTTGACTATACCCGTTCCCCAGAATTTGGCGATTTTGAGTTAGTTTTAAATGAATTTGCGCAAGAACATGTAAATGTATTATTTGTAATTCCACCAGTAAATAGTAAGTGGGCAAAATATACAGGTCTATCTGAAAAGATGTACCAACGTTCTGTAAATAAAATTAAAGCGCAACTTTTAACTCAAGGTTTTACCCATGTAGCTGATTTGTCGAAGGATGGTGACAAAGAATACTTCATGGAAGATACTATTCACTTAGGTTGGAATGGATGGCTTACGATGGATAAGTATGTACAGTCATTTATGAAACTTAAGAATACGCCAATTAACTATCAGCTGAATAACTATTATTTCTCTGAAGCTTGGGCAAAAAAGCCAGATGCAAAAATTAGCAAGTCAGTTGAAGAAAAAGCAGCTGAAATTAACCGAATGCAAAATTTGATGAATCAGCAGGGCTTACAAGGGACAGTAACTGAAGTAAAAAATAATAAGGTAAGGGTCTCTTATGCAACTGGTTGGGCAAATAAGAAGAAAAACTTAGTTAATACTGAGAAAACTAGTTATTTAATCGATTCTGTTCAAAAGGCTATGACTGCTACAATGGTTATGCGTCAAGTTGAAAAGGGTAACCTGAAGTTGACAGATAAGTTGGCCAAATTTTACCCTAATATTGATCAAGCTAATCGGATTACCATTCAACAGTTGCTTGAAATGACAAGTGGGCTTACTACACCAAATAAAGCACCATTAGGAAGTCCGAAGTTTGAAAATGATCAAGCGGGTATCGAATATGATATTGACCATTTGATTAGTTTTAAGGATAATTTGTATGGTAAAAGATATTATTCTTCAATTAACTATGTACTTTTATCTGGAATTTTAGAGAAAGTAACTCACCAATCCTACGAAAGTTTATTTAATGAAACTTTTGTAAAGAAATTGAAGCTAGAAAATACTGCATTTATTTGGAATAAAAAATCGAAGTTGCAGAAGGTACATTTAGCGCAATCTTATAGATACGCTAATAAAAATAAAACTTCTGAAGTTCCGATTACTTTGAATTTAAATGAGCTCCATGGAGAACTTGGGGCAGGATCAGTGGTAATGTCGACATCAGATTTATACAAAACTGAGAAAGCCATTACAGATGGAACTTTACTGTCTAAAAACTCAATGAAAATTCTTTTTAGAGGTAAAGCACCAGCCTACTATGGTGGTGGATTCTATAATAATCCGGCGGGCTTTCGAGCTGCAAATGGGGCAGGAGTTGGCTATCATGCATTTGTAAGAATTTCTAATAACGGAAAAAATGCTGTGATCATTCAAACAAACCATCCAATAAAGAGCTTTAAGCAGACAAAAGTCCAAATGGATAAATTAATAAGTGAATTAATAAAATAA
- the dltC gene encoding D-alanine--poly(phosphoribitol) ligase subunit DltC codes for MDTKEAVLNVLNELTGEDFTDRMDEDLFETGLMDSMAVVQMLLELQQLIGITPPVSEFVREEWETPTKIVEKVESLRNE; via the coding sequence ATGGATACTAAAGAAGCTGTATTAAATGTATTAAATGAATTAACTGGTGAAGATTTTACTGATCGTATGGATGAAGATTTATTCGAAACAGGTTTAATGGATTCAATGGCAGTAGTACAAATGTTACTTGAATTACAACAACTTATCGGAATTACTCCTCCAGTATCTGAATTTGTACGTGAAGAATGGGAAACTCCTACAAAAATTGTAGAAAAGGTAGAAAGCTTAAGAAATGAGTAA
- the dltB gene encoding D-alanyl-lipoteichoic acid biosynthesis protein DltB: MINMQPYSNPRYFIILFVALLPLIIGLYFGRRFKIYEALVSLLFLVLMFDGTDAIQGYQLIGYIAFQFLLTFAYERYIRSGRNKSWVFYVVIILAILPLVVVKIAPHVNNPVADLIGFFGISYITFKTVEVLMELRDKAIEKVDPVTYARFLLFFPTISSGPIDRYKRFANDCNGAPDRQEYIEQMRLGTRYIFQGFLYKFIIGYVFGTLWLPQLAKMSIHMGQGPLKLSWALVGYMYCYSMYLFFDFAGYSLFAVGTSYFMGIKTPMNFNKPFISKNIKDFWNRWHITLSFWFRDFIFMRFTFFAMKKKLVKNRKDLSRLSYFIDFLVMGFWHGLTWYYIVYGIYHAFAIIFNDNWLVFKRKHKDKIPSNKFTKWFAIFLTFNVVCFSFLIFSGFLSTLWFGWK, translated from the coding sequence GTGATCAATATGCAACCATACAGCAATCCGCGTTACTTTATAATTCTTTTTGTGGCGTTACTACCTTTAATAATTGGGTTGTATTTTGGACGACGCTTTAAGATTTATGAAGCTCTGGTATCATTGCTGTTTTTGGTATTAATGTTTGATGGAACAGATGCAATTCAAGGGTATCAATTGATTGGCTATATTGCATTTCAATTCTTGTTAACTTTTGCTTATGAACGTTATATCAGATCTGGACGAAATAAAAGTTGGGTCTTTTATGTAGTCATCATTTTAGCAATTTTGCCATTGGTAGTAGTAAAAATTGCGCCCCATGTTAATAATCCAGTTGCGGATCTAATTGGATTTTTTGGGATTTCATATATAACTTTTAAAACGGTTGAAGTGTTGATGGAATTAAGAGATAAGGCAATAGAAAAAGTTGATCCTGTAACTTATGCCCGTTTTCTGTTGTTTTTCCCAACGATTTCTTCAGGACCTATTGATCGTTATAAAAGATTTGCAAATGATTGTAATGGAGCGCCTGATCGGCAAGAGTATATTGAGCAGATGCGTTTAGGGACTAGATATATTTTCCAAGGCTTTTTATATAAATTTATCATTGGATATGTATTTGGTACGCTTTGGCTTCCTCAATTAGCAAAGATGTCAATCCATATGGGACAAGGACCTTTAAAACTTTCTTGGGCTTTAGTAGGTTATATGTACTGCTATAGTATGTATTTATTCTTTGACTTTGCAGGTTATTCACTCTTTGCGGTAGGAACATCATATTTCATGGGAATTAAGACACCAATGAACTTTAATAAGCCATTTATTTCTAAGAATATTAAAGATTTTTGGAATCGTTGGCATATTACCCTATCATTTTGGTTCCGTGACTTCATTTTCATGAGATTTACTTTCTTTGCAATGAAGAAAAAACTTGTTAAAAATCGAAAAGACTTGTCACGTTTATCATATTTTATTGATTTCCTAGTTATGGGATTTTGGCATGGTTTAACGTGGTATTATATTGTATATGGGATTTATCATGCTTTTGCGATTATTTTTAATGATAATTGGCTTGTATTTAAGAGAAAGCATAAAGACAAAATTCCATCTAATAAGTTTACAAAATGGTTTGCGATTTTCTTAACTTTCAATGTAGTATGTTTCAGTTTCTTGATTTTTTCAGGATTTTTAAGTACTCTTTGGTTTGGTTGGAAATAG
- the dltA gene encoding D-alanine--poly(phosphoribitol) ligase subunit DltA: MIKDVIKTIDEIAIKDPNRIVYDYLGETNTYGDLKKRSDAYAAKLKKMNIPEKAPVMIWGGQNFEMIASFLGAVKAGHAYIPIASYSNSERLTMIQEVSQAPLVIAVDELPIEMKNIEVLNASEVEDGDFNIAEDNYVSGDDNFYIIFTSGTTGKPKGVQISHNNLLSFVNWELEDFNLPEHPSFLAQAPYSFDLSVMSLYPALTSGGKLVVLPHDVTQNLGQLFKTMPNLDFNVWVSTPSFAEMSFLDPTFNGEHHKNLTHFLFCGEELSHKTAQVLKNKFPDSHIYNTYGPTETTVAVTSVEIDNDILNKYDRLPIGVAKKDTKVTIDTSKGEDKDNKQGEVLIQGPSVSKGYLNNPEKTEAAFFKNPNDQYSTYRTGDLGFLDGDMLFYRGRIDFQVKFNGYRIELEEINFYLAKNPLVRYGVVAPRYNKDHKVQQLVAVVELAEGVREKYSDAELTKKLREDLSRDIMPYMLPQRFIYRENMPISQNGKVDIKQVIKEVNNA, encoded by the coding sequence ATGATTAAAGATGTAATCAAAACGATCGATGAAATTGCTATAAAAGATCCAAATAGAATTGTTTATGACTATTTAGGTGAGACAAATACTTATGGTGATTTAAAAAAGAGATCAGATGCTTATGCAGCTAAATTGAAAAAGATGAATATTCCTGAAAAAGCACCAGTTATGATTTGGGGTGGTCAAAACTTCGAAATGATTGCGAGCTTTTTAGGAGCTGTTAAGGCTGGACATGCTTATATTCCAATCGCTAGTTACTCAAACAGTGAACGTTTAACTATGATTCAGGAGGTATCTCAAGCACCTTTGGTAATTGCTGTTGATGAGTTACCAATTGAAATGAAGAATATTGAAGTATTAAATGCATCAGAAGTTGAAGATGGTGATTTTAATATTGCTGAAGATAATTATGTAAGTGGGGATGATAATTTCTATATTATCTTTACTTCTGGAACTACCGGAAAGCCAAAGGGTGTTCAAATCAGCCATAATAACTTATTAAGCTTTGTAAATTGGGAGTTAGAAGATTTTAATTTACCTGAACATCCTAGCTTTTTAGCTCAAGCCCCTTATTCTTTTGATCTATCAGTAATGAGTTTGTATCCCGCTTTAACTTCAGGAGGAAAGCTTGTCGTTTTACCTCATGATGTAACGCAAAATCTGGGTCAACTGTTTAAAACTATGCCTAATTTAGACTTTAATGTTTGGGTTTCAACACCATCATTTGCTGAAATGAGTTTTTTAGATCCTACTTTTAATGGTGAGCATCACAAGAATTTAACTCATTTCTTATTCTGTGGGGAAGAATTAAGTCACAAAACTGCTCAAGTATTAAAGAATAAATTCCCTGATAGTCATATTTATAATACTTATGGTCCAACTGAAACTACAGTGGCTGTAACTAGTGTTGAAATTGATAATGATATCTTAAATAAGTATGATCGTTTACCAATTGGAGTGGCTAAAAAAGATACAAAGGTTACAATTGATACTTCAAAGGGTGAAGATAAAGATAATAAACAAGGAGAAGTATTGATTCAAGGGCCAAGTGTATCTAAGGGATATTTAAATAATCCTGAAAAAACTGAAGCCGCATTTTTCAAAAATCCAAATGATCAATATAGTACCTACCGTACTGGAGATTTAGGATTTTTAGACGGAGATATGCTCTTTTATCGAGGAAGAATTGATTTCCAAGTAAAATTTAATGGCTATAGAATTGAACTAGAAGAAATTAATTTCTATCTTGCTAAAAATCCATTGGTACGCTATGGCGTAGTTGCACCACGATATAACAAAGACCATAAAGTGCAACAATTAGTTGCAGTGGTGGAATTAGCGGAAGGCGTGAGAGAAAAGTATAGCGATGCTGAATTGACTAAAAAGTTACGTGAAGATTTAAGCCGAGATATTATGCCATATATGCTTCCTCAAAGATTTATTTACCGAGAAAATATGCCAATTTCGCAAAATGGTAAGGTAGATATCAAACAGGTAATCAAGGAGGTAAATAACGCGTGA
- a CDS encoding teichoic acid D-Ala incorporation-associated protein DltX: MAAKTEHQNSRAKEIGIFIGKTIFYFAILLVLVYLYSYSGIGSASFIYKDF; the protein is encoded by the coding sequence ATGGCAGCAAAAACTGAACACCAAAATTCTAGAGCTAAGGAAATAGGAATATTTATTGGAAAAACAATTTTTTATTTTGCTATTTTGTTAGTTTTAGTTTATCTCTACTCTTATAGTGGAATTGGTAGCGCAAGCTTCATTTATAAAGATTTTTAA
- a CDS encoding heavy metal translocating P-type ATPase, with translation MLKRQWKFFTVLGIGIIGLILDFLLHKPTIAGFPISEILIDIFGIFMVITMAIEMIHTLEKGNWGVDVLAIIATLSTMIVGDYWAAWMILIMLTGGDSLEDYATGQADRELRALLDNTPQLAHKLVNGKIENVNVDDLKVGDIVLIKPGNQVPVDGEIIKGSSSFDQSSLTGESVPVDKGVGDKLMSGSINGDSAVEMKVTTLAKDSEYQSIVALVKSAQAKPAKFVKMADRYAVPFTIISLIIGIAAWITSAVTNPGLDWQHHFLRFAQVMVVASPCPLIIAAPVALVSGMSSMSRNHIIIKNGTTLEKLSRTLTFAFDKTGTLTQNKLVIDQVNVAADSDLTKKELQSLAASVEQQSSHIIATSLVNSTGKEALKPVTNIKETTAQGVSGIIDGKEVKVGKLSFVAPDHKKIDVTSTAIYVSVNNKFAGYITFQDQIRPETASTIARLRRQGIKLIMMLTGDRKSVADKIAKEAGITDVKADLLPAQKIQAIKDVPKDLRPVAMVGDGVNDAPSLMAADVGIAMGAQGATAASESADMVVMVNDLSKINDAVAISKHTMKVAHIDIITAICVVILIELIAFTGIIPAIWGAIIQEVVDLITILLALLAKTKPTNPAQTGLPKKN, from the coding sequence ATGCTTAAACGACAATGGAAATTTTTTACCGTTCTGGGCATTGGGATAATTGGATTAATTCTAGACTTTTTACTCCATAAACCAACAATTGCTGGTTTTCCTATTTCTGAAATTTTAATTGATATCTTCGGTATTTTTATGGTAATTACCATGGCGATCGAAATGATTCATACCTTAGAAAAAGGAAACTGGGGTGTCGATGTTTTAGCTATTATTGCCACTTTATCTACAATGATCGTGGGAGACTACTGGGCTGCATGGATGATTTTAATTATGCTTACCGGTGGTGACTCCTTAGAAGATTATGCAACAGGTCAAGCTGATCGTGAATTACGCGCTTTGTTAGATAATACTCCTCAACTTGCTCATAAATTGGTTAACGGCAAAATTGAGAATGTAAATGTAGACGACTTAAAAGTTGGTGATATTGTTTTAATCAAACCTGGTAATCAAGTTCCTGTTGATGGTGAAATTATCAAAGGATCTTCTAGCTTTGATCAATCATCCCTAACTGGTGAATCTGTCCCTGTCGATAAAGGTGTAGGTGATAAACTTATGTCTGGCTCAATCAATGGTGACAGTGCTGTCGAAATGAAAGTTACTACTTTAGCTAAAGATTCTGAGTACCAATCTATTGTTGCTTTAGTAAAATCTGCTCAAGCTAAACCTGCTAAATTTGTTAAAATGGCTGATCGCTATGCTGTACCTTTTACAATCATTTCTTTAATTATTGGGATTGCTGCTTGGATTACCTCTGCTGTAACTAATCCTGGACTTGACTGGCAACATCACTTTTTACGTTTTGCTCAAGTTATGGTAGTTGCTTCTCCATGTCCTTTAATTATTGCTGCACCAGTAGCTTTAGTTTCTGGAATGAGTTCAATGTCACGTAATCATATTATTATAAAAAACGGTACCACTCTTGAAAAGCTGTCTCGGACTTTAACTTTTGCTTTTGATAAAACAGGAACTTTAACTCAAAACAAATTAGTTATTGATCAAGTTAATGTGGCTGCTGATAGTGACCTTACTAAAAAAGAGCTCCAATCCTTAGCAGCGAGTGTTGAGCAACAATCTAGTCATATTATTGCCACCTCATTGGTTAATAGCACTGGAAAAGAAGCATTGAAGCCAGTAACTAATATCAAAGAAACTACTGCTCAAGGAGTAAGTGGAATTATAGATGGTAAAGAAGTCAAAGTAGGGAAACTTTCTTTTGTTGCCCCTGACCACAAAAAAATAGACGTTACTTCTACTGCAATTTACGTTTCTGTAAATAATAAGTTTGCTGGCTACATTACCTTCCAAGATCAAATTCGTCCAGAAACCGCTTCTACGATTGCGCGTTTACGTCGTCAAGGAATCAAATTAATCATGATGCTTACTGGTGACCGTAAGAGCGTAGCTGATAAAATTGCCAAAGAAGCTGGCATAACAGATGTTAAGGCTGACCTTCTTCCAGCTCAAAAAATCCAAGCTATCAAGGATGTACCAAAAGACTTACGTCCTGTTGCAATGGTTGGTGATGGTGTCAATGATGCTCCAAGCTTAATGGCTGCTGATGTCGGAATTGCTATGGGAGCCCAAGGTGCCACCGCTGCTAGCGAAAGTGCTGATATGGTCGTAATGGTCAATGATCTTTCAAAAATTAACGATGCCGTTGCAATTTCTAAACACACTATGAAAGTAGCACATATCGATATTATTACTGCTATCTGTGTGGTAATCTTAATTGAACTTATTGCCTTTACCGGTATCATTCCAGCTATTTGGGGTGCAATTATCCAAGAAGTAGTTGATTTAATTACTATTTTATTAGCTTTACTTGCTAAAACTAAGCCAACTAATCCTGCACAAACTGGATTACCTAAAAAGAATTAA